In Phyllopteryx taeniolatus isolate TA_2022b chromosome 22, UOR_Ptae_1.2, whole genome shotgun sequence, the DNA window TATACTAATGTACTGATTGATAATATTTACAGTCATCCTTTTTGTATGGGTTTCTATATTGTACTTCTTTGCTggaatgccctcgcatgtgggaaaggagagccggAACTACGAGCGGGGGTTCACGCTCCAATACTCACTGGCAAGACGTCCAAAGCGCTGGACGACATCGATGACTCCGCCAGTTTCTTGCTCATCTCCTGGTTTTCAACTGACAGGGCCTCCAACTGAACCTGGGCCTTCTCAAGCCTCGTCTCCAGCAAGTCCCGCTTCCCCTGCTGCTTCTCGCGCCACGAGGACAGACCCTCGAAACGTTCTTTCATCATCAGGTTGGCCTTACGCAGAGTCTCTGGGGGAGAAGAGAAGTGCGTTgtttaataacaacaacaacaacgacgaggCCACAACATTTTCTCACCTTTCAGATTGCGGTTCTCCTGGATGAGGATGTTCATCTGGACCAGGGTCTCGTCAAGCATGGCCACTGAGCTGGGAGAGCGAGAGATGTCCCCGTTCATGATGGGTCCTCCGGACGCCATGATGCTGAGAGCaggaataaaatacataatgttGTTCATTATAATAATACCACTCTGTTTTGATAAGGGTTGCAAGGTGGTGTCGCATGGGAATCTAAACTGGGGAATTATTCAAATACAttgcgccttgagatacgagttcaaTTTGTTCCTCGGGCACGCCCGTAACTCAAAACGGTCATATCGctaatcatctttccccattgaaatggatggaaatactaTTCATTCCTTCcagcctcacaaaaaaaaaaatggtactgtGTTTTTGGATAAGAAAAACATTCTATACTAttctacttaaaaaaaacacagtaattTCTACATTTAAGTAACTTTTGCTTCAACTGACATTATGCTGTGCCTTCTGCCACCagggagcagtataatacattcagacacacacaaagaagagtttcatcAGTGACTCTGTCAACTGCAGtaataaaagacatttttttccacaaagaataatctgtctacatgtgttgctctgccgtttgtgttcaaatatctgttgctgaaagggttataacacagcAACACCTATGGAATATGTTACACCATCTAAGGCATTTTGCATTGCGCTAAACCAAACAGACTTGATTaaggctatgtggttgttttaaatagataacatgtaattctcttcgatgtttagtttgacagtaaaattcaactgggagtggcaataaactgcttgaagtctctcttttttttcttttttttttttagaattcttccattttatttttcacttgaGTCGAGCAGGGGCATAGATGAGGCTTTCTAATGACTTTGCGTACTATTGTGGTTTGGAGCAGTATAGCCCCCCCTAATGTTTTGCCAATGGTTTGAAATTTCCCCACTATTGTTTATTACCTAATATCAGTGGATTGTAATTACAAAGTCTGAAGTGACTCAGGACTTCGGCATGCGGAAGCAGGACGCAAACAACCAGTCAATTTGAATAAGGCATTATGTTATCAGCAGGTCACATGATAAATTAGCAGTCACTATTGGAAGGGAGAATTTCCGTTTTGGCTGGATTAAGTACTGTCATGCCCTCGGGTGTGGTGGTCAAATACACGATTACTGTCCATCTACTTTCTGTTTCGGTCCAAACTGAGACAACTTCGCTTTTAAATGTACCAGtcacttcaacacacacacgcggaaCTGCGTcacaacaaaacataaaatgagtTGTAATCGTTCGAACTGACCTCCAGTTGGATCTCGAACGCAGGATTGGAAGTTGGTTCCGAACAACAATACTTGAGTTTGGATGAGGAATTGGATTGTTGATGAACCTTGCAATGTCTGGTTCTTGCTTCGGGTTACAGGCAAGTTTCCATTACTGAACGCAAACAACTTCTGGTTTGCGACTTCAAAATAAGATAAAACAAACCAATGAACGAGCCTGACATTGGGGCCGTCAGAACGCGGAAATATTTTATTCTGAAGACGCCTTTGTCTCCCTTCGATTTCTTTGAAGTGACGTCACAAAACGGATGTCAGGCAGCTGTATCTACGACAAAGTgcgtcctcggtttacgacgatCCCTAACGGCGCAATATTAACAACTCCGCGCAAATATTTACTATTTACCATTATTATAGCTTTAATACTGAGTTAGCTAGCTGAGTTAGTTAGTGACAGACGCCCTAcgaattcgggttacgtcggaACCTTGATTCAGCCATGTTGATGATATTCAATTTAAaatccactagatggcagggTTGTATAGGCGCAATTACGCACAAACAAACTGGGAGTAATAATATTGCAATATCTGAActcctgagtgtgtgtgtgcctgttaAATGACGGTTGTAACATCAGCGAgcgataatatatatatatatatatatatatatatatatatatatatatatatatatatatatatattaacccTTGACCCTTGTTTGACAGTACCAGAACTTAAAAGTGTCCATCTCAGAAGCTTGTCTTGAAAGTGATGCCGATGGGGAATTTGTGTGACGCTGTGTGTTCTGGAAAGAGCGCACCTCTCCAATCTCCACCAATCAGCCCACAAGGTTCTGACTGAACCCACTTTTCCACGAGTCCGTGAATGCAGCACCGCTGCTCCCTGCAGAGCTCCTGCGAGATCAACACTTCGGAATTGGCTGCAAAAGTTTTGCACTTAGGAGCAGGTTCATTGCAACGTTCTTTAAATGCAACTTTTCCAATTTATGGAGCTGAGCAATTTCAGACTGCGACTTGCGGTGTTTATTATCGCGATATTGTAACTCAAGTTGCATTTGCGACATCAGTCCAGGGTCGGGAATGACTTTCACGGTTGTTCTCCTTGCACTGCTTGGTGTTTTGACGCACGGTTGCCAGCTTCCGTCCGAGTGGCGGCCACTGAGCGAGGGATGCCGAGCGGAGTTGGCCGAAATCATCGTGTACGCTCGGGTTCTGGCCATCCACCGAGAGCCCCTCGGTGGCGGGGCGGACAGCCTCTACAACTCGCTCCCCGTCGGATTTGGATACGGATACGAGGGCGCGGAGGAAGGGCTGCTGTACTCGGCGGAGGTGGAGCTGCTGTGCGACCAAGCCTGGGGGAGCATGCTGGAGGTCCCGGCGGGGTCCCGGCTTAATTTCACCGGGCTGGGCTACCTCTCCTGTCAGTCTCACACGGTGATGGAGAACTACTCCTACTTCTTCTTCCTCAGGTATGCGCTTACATTGTGCCTTAGTGTTAGCATGTGTGCAATGCAGGgtttctcaaaccttttggaaAGTCTTCAAATTCATCACCCTAACGCCAATTAAACATACCTACTTTTGTCACAAATCTTTTCATCTATCTTTGCTCAGATTTGTCACAGCCAAGGTAGGGAAGAGTAATTATTATGTATAAATGATACGCCatagtaatttattttaaaaaatgattttgaggaCCTCCAAGCGACGGCTCGCGGACCCTCGGGGGTCCAGGAACCCCGGTTTAAGACCCAATGGTGTAATGCATGTTAACAGATCAAACATTAGGGAGAGAAGGTGATTGACAAGAAATATCATAGACACCAGACATCTGTGACATCCGATCTTTGGCAATTTCTCCACCAGGATGGACGAGAACTACAACATCCTGCCCCACAGCGTCAACTTCCAGGACGCCATCTTTCCCGACACGGCCGACAACCGGCGCACCTTCTCCAGCCTCTTCCAGTTCTCCAACTGCACCCAGGGGAGCCAGCCGTTCCACACCTTCAGTCCCGAGTGGGACACTGTGGAGGACAGCAGGGTAAGGTGGCACAATCAATGCCCCGTACAAGCAGAGGCGTAGCAATCATTTCAATTGTTGGGGGGGTGTTGGTTCAGGAGAAACTGAGGATTGTAGCATTAAAATACTGGAGGCACGCGAACATACTCTAGTGGACAAAACTGTATTAGTCTTAGTTTCAAGTCTCTGATTCACACAATTGTTTTCctacgagcaaaaaaaaaaaggatctccGATTGATAATAACAATATGCCCCCATGTGCAAGTCTGTCAGTTTGTGTGATTTGTTGCTATAGCAACCCTTGCTGCGTCGTTGATCAGttcaaaacaaccaatcaaTACCACATCAACCATCTACATGAACAATGGAAAACAAATTACGACTCTGGCCCTGCAGACAAGAATGTGGAAAAGATCGCCAAGTAAATACCTTTTTGACCAACGcatacacacagatacacacggGCGCCTATTAACATATTAAGTCGTTGAAAAAACTGTTGGGGGTCCAATGGGAAATTAGGACCCTATTAGGTGAGTCAAAAGTCAGGGCTTTGAACCTATTGAGGtagtgagagagaaaaaaaaaccacacacacacaaaccggCAGCTGGGCAGGATTAATGCAAGCGACTGATTGGCTGTGTGAAAACATAGTGCAAGGTCAAATAGCAACGATGGTCGTTTCTGTCATGAGCGCAAAGAAAACGCACGCCCCTGACCTGGGATCAGCGAGAAGCCGGACCCTCTCGTGAGAGACGGGGAGGGATCTGTTGCGACTACAGTGGTGCCCTAGACTTAAGACTGtcccgatttatttatttttcgcCGATGCACTTTTGACAATTTACTGAATGGGACAAATGGGGGTGGCTGGTGCAGATGAATCAAACttctttctattcatttcaatggggaaaatgtatttgctatACAACAAAACTTTGTTATGagttggtcacggaacaaattgaaCTCACAAGTCAAGGTTTTTCGTCTATTATCTCAGGTTTTAGTAGGATGACAATGTGACAATGCAAACCCACGGGTTTGCTGATTCACAAGAAAGTTATTTATGATTTCCATCTCCCACGCACAGTTCAATCATGCACATTCACAATAGCTGTGATAACGTTTATTATTTAAGTAAATGGACAGGACAAATCACAGTGAAAGCAGCTTAATGGCAGGTTGTTTCGCAAAGAATTTATGGTGGCTTTTATTATTCTTTCTTGTGTAAATTACAAGGAGCTACCTGGTTCTCTGCGGCTTTGACCGCCAGACTCGTGTCGAGGACAAGCGCTCGCATGTCTCGTGGGGGTCACCATGGTCAGGGCGAGGCGGGATGCCAAACAGATGTTCAAGAATTTATGGAGGCCCTTTTAAAAAGAGATCTAGCATTTTCGCCACCTCTTGCCGTACAGTTTATAAAAACGTAGAAGCTTTTTCATCCCCCTGTCAGCGCTTTAAGCTTTCAAGACAACTTTGCCCTAAAATTGTGAGCGGAGGCGTTGCTGTTCCACCCCCGAGGGAACCTGACCCCCTCCTGAAGGACACGCAAGAGACTTCCTCCACTTCCAAACCCTTTCATGAAGCTTTTGTTTCGAGCCTTCTCCTATCAGAGGATGTTCGGTAATCTTTCTCTTGAAAGATAAAGCCACATTATTTAGTTTTACAGCCCCTTTCAGGCACATCATTTTTATATGCGGTAAAATATAATAACGGAAAAGTCAGGGCTAGTTTGCAACAGGGTTCTTAATCAGCAGATTCACAGTTAATGGGCATGCGCTGATTAACGACTATGCGGGGAATGTTGAAGCTGGAAACCTGTTTTATGGCTCTCgtaaatattttactgtatgtggaCTTTCAGAGTATTGAAAGGTAGTTAATTCATCCCCCCAAAAGTAGATGAAGGATTTTGGTTCAAATGTTTCTATTATTTATCAATCTTTAGTTATATTATTCTACTTTTCGATCTTGCTGGTTTTCCAACAATGAATAGGTAGGGGCATTTTCAGCCATTATTATTTCAGGACATGCTACTACTGCCTGGAGATCATATCAATGTAGATTTAAAGACtagtctagttttttttttagactggcGCAGTTAGAGCAGTCGTTGCTTCTTTTGTACTCTGTGTAACTGCTCTTGAACTTGAATGTCCTACTCTTACAGTGCATGCGGCGGCTCTTCAACAGTGTTTGTACAGATGATCATTTAACAGCAGGCAGGTGATAGCCGGGTGTTTTGACAGAtgccgcgtgtgtgtgttttgggtatCCCACGGAGCGCGTTCCTCGGACCCTATGACAGGGTGCACACTGTAAGAACGTGGACCAACACCATTTCATGTTGCATTATTTGTTTGGGACAAGTAAAAGGTTGCTTCACCCAAACTACAAATCACTTTGTATAATTTAGTTGCGTGTCattctattattatttgataTATAAAAGTATGCAGTGCCAATTAAAACGAAGTATTATTATCACAGTTTTGTGATATCACAGACCAAATAAGGGGGTAAATGTATATGTGCACTATGTTGATTTGTCTCCACAACCCATATGGCGactcacacaaacatgcacacgcacacaccacagGGGGACTATAGGAGCGCTCAAACCGGGCAGTTGAGCTCAGCTCTGTTGGAAAATTAGGGCCCCTGAGTCATCAAAGAAGAGGGCCGGTGGGGGGCTTCTGAGGGTTTCACAATCATCCTGTGTCCTCTTTGAGGTAGCGTTGTTGATACTTTAGACTTTCGTGGCAACTtggtatcttttttttgtttgttaaatttggtatttaatacagagcagtgatttgATATCTCATAATCCTTAAGGGTGGAACAGTTGGTCCCGAGTGGGCATTTGGTTTCAGAATACAAATTCTGCCGAACAAGTGGCCAGGCCACATTATATTTGGCCGTGGGTCGACGTTGTCACTGTCTCATCCTCCTCAAACCTGAGATACAATACATACATGTTATACAATAATCTTTCTCACCTACTTCATTCACTCCTACCTTACTTTCTTCCTTCATTAAccctttccccccctcctccgacccactttttattttgcttcctTCCTTTACTTCCAACTACTTTTCTTCCCTCCTTCCTCTGACTTTTTTCCTGCCTTCCTTCCCCTTTTCCTGGCATGTTTTGCTTTCATACCTACTTTCTTCATACCTTCTTTCACTCAGACTTCAATAAAAACCATATCAGACAATAAGAGGCTTCTGTAGTATTCCTGGTGTGTGGGATGATGAACGAAGCATAGCAATTTACTCAAAGTGCATGCTGGGTAAATCACATCACTTACGCAGCCAGCGGCTGAGAGGTTTGTCCTCCACTTtgtgaggaaaacaaacaagcagcCTGCGTGCTGACTTTGTGCTCACCTTTCCCCTCTCCAGCTGCTGTGCTCCTCCGTGCAGGCGGCGCTGTTCGACGAGGAGGAGCGATGCCGCGAGCTGCGGGAGCGCCTGGCCGCCGCCGAGCGCAGGAACAAGCAGCTGAAGGGGCGCGTCCGCAAGGTGAAGCGCTCCCTGAGGAACGCCCGCAAGGCCGCGCGCAAGGCCGAGCAAGAGGCGCAGGACCTGCTGGTGAAGCTCAAGGCGGCCGAGCGTCAAGCCGGCCATCACCTCAACACCGTCACCCAGGAAGAACCTCCACCAGGGCGATACGCCGGCCCGGCCATACGCCAGAGAATGCAACTCTGATGGACCGCATGAAACTTGCCTGTCTAAGTGGACAGCGAGAGACTGCTGGGCGGTCTTTATGGACTAAAACTATCATGGAGCTTctgtaaataaaatactgtacgcATGATTACTACTGTGGCGGGCAGTGCATTTTtgcctgggccttcagtggggacttactCAAAGTAATCCACCTCTTTATGCCACTAGAATCATGAATTAGTATTAATATGTGTAGCTCAGACTATTGCTCGTTGGAGTTGGCTGttaagttttgctctgaccaaccaaccaGAGGGTGGGAAAATGCTGACGGCACTGTGAGGGCAaatttcaaatctgcagtccaATTGCTAATGGACTTGAAATTACATCAGACAGCACTCCTGATTCTGAAGGTCCTGAGCAGATTAGATggacatggcagcacatagaggctgaaatctgattggccccccaaaaaaattctaacATCCACGTTCACATATTGGAAGCAGTGCAGTCAAGAGAAACGCTATGAAACGAAGGAAATAAACTGTTGGGACTGCATTATGCAAGTTCACGGAACAAATCTAAGATGTTGTAGGTGGACTGCATTGCTATAACACAAAATTGGTCTCGATCCAGATTTTATGGGACCGGATCACAAAAACAGGCCTCCTGAAGGAGAATCATAGTACAGTTGTACTTGCCTCTCACAGGTAGCGTTGCAGTGTAGAGGCCTTCTTTGTGCATCTTTCGTCCAACCCCAGACACAGACATCTGCGTGGGTCAGATGGAATGCCATTGAAAGTCAGCGTTGTTAAATTCTGTGTGAACAAGCGCAGCGGTTCGGTGGTGGACTCACTTTTAATTTTACGACACTGCACTTCACAGTCTGGGTGGAAAATGAGGTATGCATCACTGTTTGCTTTTCACCACATCAAGTCATAAACAGGTGATTGTCTAAATGTGGAAAGAGTGAAAATCAAGCTACTAGTTGCAACATCACATGTAGGATGCACTTCAGCAAATAGCGTATTTGATATTGTGTTACGGGAAGCTGGTACAATCAATGGACTTGGCTGACATTTAAAGGTATTTACAGTGCTGCAATGTATGATTACAAAGCATTCTGTTGATTACTGAATCCAAATGAACTCTGGTCAGTGAATTTTTGACCTCCTTGACATCCAGTTTCACTTATTAAAGTACATACAATGAAATGTTCGGTCTGTTTGCGCAGAGATCTCACCGGCTACAAAGTATCATGTTATGTTTTCATTCGTATTTTGacgtatgaaaaaaaaaatagatggaatgtgaatatatattttttaataatattaaattgCATTTGGACCAAACGTGTGGCTGTGATGTATGAAAGATCATGTGTGTCAGATGAGTAGAATTTCCACCAAAAAGTGCTCTATATACTAGTGCAGAGGTTGTCAAAGGTTTTTAGATCAAGGagagtaccacctaaaaaaaatacttagctctccaagtccCGTGATCCAGACCAACATTAAactacagtagcgtagtaggcttAAGTGATGATCAAAAACGAGACAGGTTGTATTcctaaaatgtgtatttattgttATCGTAAGCCATCGTAACATGCAGTTTGAACGCTAACGCTCAAACCACACTTAGAAAAACTGTATTATTAAAATagaagaaaatgagaaaaaagaaaaatcaagttCTAAACATAATACATTGCTTCATGGTTTGCATAATTTGCTACTAAAATGCCATTGTGCCATTTTCTGGTTCCCTGTAATAgtaaatatacaatatgtgaTGACAACTGTTGATGAGTGACACTAAAGGTCTGGGACCCAGACCTATCATTGGAATATTTTTTCAATACtagttttcctttttaaaaaataaaatgaaaaattctgGCCAAGACCGCttcaattttaattgaatagcTCGGCCCTACGTTATTGCACGGCCCGCACGTGTTAAGAGAGTAGTAGGTTAGAGGATAGGCTCTAATGTGTGGAATATCTGGGGAGAGGACACACGTGCACGTGTGGTTCATCAAGTGAATGGAATGTGTTTGTGAGGGGCAGGAACAGCAGGACGTCGCTGAAATATTTCTCTAATTCAGCCTGGAAAAGGTtctggaaggaaggaagagtgAGTGATTTGAGTGTTCTTGCTCTGTCTCAGATGCAATTAGTTTAACGTATGGTATCAACAAGTATTTATGCTGCTTTGAACAAATGACACATTTCTGAAGAAATGACGCATTATGCAATAAACTTAAGCGTAAACGTTAGCGTTGCTTTATTGAAATCCCGCTTCATCTGAGGACATTTGTAAATGTAAGGCGGGGAAAATACATCACCTCCGCATCTTTACTTCCCACGAAAACCCTGGAGGGAAAGAGgatcttctttctttttttccaagcttAACCTGCAGGCAAGAAAATCTGGAAGATTTACAGGCATTTGTAAATCATTCATAGACATATCAAGCCATCAGAAGCACTGTAATAATTCAAGATTAGGTTCAGAAGATGAAGAAAACATATGGCGGCATGTCAAAATATTTCGACTGGCAGGTTTTCAGTTAAATTAACTTCAAAAAGCAGGTATTAAATAAGTGGCAAATTTggtgcacatttaaaaaaaaaatcaacaccaTCCGTAGAAAGTGTGTTTGCATGAATCTAATAAAGAATTCCAACTTGAGCCAACAAAGGTAACAATTGCCTTGAGAGTTTGCAGCATCTGCCTTTCGTCTGCTCAACATCTGTTTTACACCAAATACCTTATACGCTCTATTCAGTATGGTGATGGTAAACTCGGCCTTACTGCCACATGCATGGAGCCTAAAGCCTGCTggtgaaaaaaagcacaattagaatatcaatatcaaacatGGAGTATGTGTGAAAATGCATgcgtgggacaaaaaaaaaaaaaagcaactgttTCAGTGATCATTCAGGATTTATTCcaggaaaaaaatagaagaacAAAAGACAATCCAGTCTGTGTCGTCACGGTAACTGATATGTGCACATGATTGTCGAAGGCATCCGATATACAAGCCCCATGGACACGCAAAGTCACAAGCATCAGAGCGGCAGGCGGCGCCCGTTACGAGACGCGAGGGTGTCGTTGAGCGTGACGGTGGCGCACCAGATGGGCGAGGATGAACACACGGACAGCCGAGAGGGGAGACAGTGGGTCACGATAACAAGCACCGTGTTGAGTTTCAGTCTCACAAACAATAGTCGAGGCCCTAATTCAGAGCTGAGTTGGGTTCTGTGAAATAGTTTTACGCTTGTTTTAGCTCTTGAGGCAAATTACCTAATTATGTTTAGATAAGCCAATACTTTGAACCCTCCTTTATCAATAGGTAAAAATCCACGATATTTTGCCCAACTTATTAAACCACACTTTGCTCTTTGGGCTCTATTATTTTCGTAGACTGCGCAACGTGCGCCGCAATGCAAATGGTGGTGTGTCTTGTCTTGAAGACTCGCTGgcatttttttgccaatttggcagacccgTCGGCGCGATGGGTGCTTGCATGGCGGAGTGACattttggtggcagaaagtccgTCTAAACTTATGGGGTGAGCGAGCATGCATGAACGAGCTACTCGAGTACTTTAACAAAACAATTGAGCCACGACTACTCATTGAAGAGTTTATATCACCAGCACCATTCTATCAGTTAAATACAGTTTATAGTTTACATAATACATTGTTTTTCAGAGAGACCCGTTTGTAGAACTGAAACGCTATTGTGTATCTAAAAGTTAGTCATGGATGCCAGGATTGGTTTATTTTCACACAATACAGATACGTCAATGGGAGCCACTTGCGTTCCATAACAGTGTGTTTCAGAGTTGTCACAGCTTTGGATTTCTTCctttaaaatggcaaaaacgTAAGCCTGAGATCATTAAATGTTGCTTCACTGACACTGAAGTGGTACAGAAACACTGAGCATTCGACTGCACTGTCAAAGGTCAAAACTCTAAAGgggaattacatttttattccccCTATCTGGACATTCCAAAGACAATACAATCAACGCAAGGAAGCGCGCGCACACAATCGCTCATCCATTCCCGCAAGCCAGAACAGCAAAGATCttgaaaatgatcatttatatatttacaatcTTTGTACAAGcatcttaaacattgaagtgtttcattcaaaagcaaagacACAGAAGCCCAGAGGAGTATGATCATGAAGCCTCTGCCCGCTGTACAGCGCATTCATCAATTCATTCGACACGGCACATTATTGAAATAGTCAATAATGGTTGAgagttagttttttcaaatagaaaaaaatgtaaatgaatttcAGGGATTGAAGAGCACGCTCTTCTTTCCTGTGCAAGATTCCAATTAATATACTTGACATTTTTGGATTTTTCGTGCACAACGGAAAAGCACTGAAAATGAATGTTGAAAATGCATAGCAATCCATGTCAATACGTACGGCAGACAGGGTCATCATGAATAATCTGATTAAGCCCTTATGTGTaaaggttttgttgttgttttttaatgacgGTTGCTTTCCTCTGAGACAAACATGGAATTTTAAAAATGGCGCTCATGTTTTGAAAATAATCATCTCTGGAGACGAAACTTGAC includes these proteins:
- the ccdc3a gene encoding coiled-coil domain-containing protein 3a isoform X2, which gives rise to MTFTVVLLALLGVLTHGCQLPSEWRPLSEGCRAELAEIIVYARVLAIHREPLGGGADSLYNSLPVGFGYGYEGAEEGLLYSAEVELLCDQAWGSMLEVPAGSRLNFTGLGYLSCQSHTVMENYSYFFFLRMDENYNILPHSVNFQDAIFPDTADNRRTFSSLFQFSNCTQGSQPFHTFSPEWDTVEDSRAALFDEEERCRELRERLAAAERRNKQLKGRVRKVKRSLRNARKAARKAEQEAQDLLVKLKAAERQAGHHLNTVTQEEPPPGRYAGPAIRQRMQL
- the ccdc3a gene encoding coiled-coil domain-containing protein 3a isoform X1; the protein is MTFTVVLLALLGVLTHGCQLPSEWRPLSEGCRAELAEIIVYARVLAIHREPLGGGADSLYNSLPVGFGYGYEGAEEGLLYSAEVELLCDQAWGSMLEVPAGSRLNFTGLGYLSCQSHTVMENYSYFFFLRMDENYNILPHSVNFQDAIFPDTADNRRTFSSLFQFSNCTQGSQPFHTFSPEWDTVEDSRLLCSSVQAALFDEEERCRELRERLAAAERRNKQLKGRVRKVKRSLRNARKAARKAEQEAQDLLVKLKAAERQAGHHLNTVTQEEPPPGRYAGPAIRQRMQL